The following proteins are co-located in the Clavibacter capsici genome:
- a CDS encoding NAD-dependent epimerase/dehydratase family protein produces the protein MRVVVIGATGNLGTGVLRRLHAAGAEIVGVARRMPDASLEPYSGVTWRLADIGAAGAVSGLAATMRGADAVIHLGWALQPNHRERVMHRTNVIGTAHVLEAVAQAGVAQVVVASSVGAYSAAPKDRPRDETWPTGGIHTSHYSRHKAENERAMDAFATAHPDVVVTRMRPGLVMHDEAAAEIAGLFLGRWIPTRWLGLATRTPVLPLPRELVSQVVHNEDVADAIWRAVERRAPGAFNIAADPIVDPALVGRLLDARVVTVPLPALRALVSASWRARVQRTDPGWIDIAANVPVMSTARAREVLGWTPTHTAEQVLTEFGRAFVHRTGREGSAPLAG, from the coding sequence ATGCGCGTCGTCGTCATCGGAGCGACCGGGAACCTCGGGACCGGGGTGCTCCGGCGCCTGCACGCGGCGGGGGCCGAGATCGTGGGCGTCGCGCGGCGCATGCCCGACGCGTCGCTCGAGCCGTACTCCGGGGTCACCTGGCGCCTGGCCGACATCGGTGCGGCGGGTGCCGTGTCCGGGCTCGCGGCGACCATGCGCGGCGCCGACGCCGTGATCCACCTGGGCTGGGCCCTGCAGCCGAACCACCGCGAGCGCGTGATGCACCGCACCAACGTCATCGGCACCGCCCACGTCCTGGAGGCGGTCGCGCAGGCGGGCGTGGCGCAGGTGGTCGTCGCGTCCTCCGTCGGCGCCTACAGCGCCGCGCCGAAGGACCGCCCGCGGGACGAGACCTGGCCCACCGGCGGCATCCACACCTCCCACTACTCGCGGCACAAGGCCGAGAACGAGCGCGCGATGGACGCCTTCGCGACCGCGCACCCCGACGTCGTCGTGACGCGCATGCGCCCCGGGCTCGTGATGCACGACGAGGCGGCGGCCGAGATCGCCGGGCTCTTCCTCGGGCGCTGGATCCCGACCCGCTGGCTCGGCCTCGCCACCCGCACCCCGGTGCTCCCGCTCCCCCGCGAGCTGGTGTCGCAGGTCGTGCACAACGAGGACGTCGCCGACGCCATCTGGCGCGCCGTCGAGCGCCGCGCGCCCGGGGCCTTCAACATCGCGGCCGATCCGATCGTCGACCCCGCGCTCGTCGGGCGCCTGCTCGACGCGCGCGTCGTGACCGTGCCGCTGCCCGCGCTCCGCGCGCTCGTGTCCGCCAGCTGGCGGGCGCGCGTGCAGCGGACGGATCCGGGCTGGATCGACATCGCCGCGAACGTCCCCGTCATGTCGACCGCGCGCGCCCGCGAGGTGCTCGGCTGGACGCCGACGCACACGGCGGAGCAGGTGCTGACCGAGTTCGGCCGCGCCTTCGTGCACCGCACCGGCCGCGAGGGCTCGGCGCCGCTCGCCGGATGA
- a CDS encoding DUF2017 family protein, translating to MRAFRARPDGTVAAHLEPHEVQMLRGLLGELRGILDEGTATDGAASSAPSPVAERLLPDAYPDDAEASAEFRRFTASDLTEAKAANATTVEATLAEADARQAGRRGLLVVLDPPGAQAWLRTLNDLRLAISVPLRIDEADGWRDRAPRESASLYDWLTFAQGSLIEAVDR from the coding sequence GTGAGGGCCTTCCGCGCGCGGCCGGACGGGACGGTCGCCGCGCACCTCGAGCCGCACGAGGTGCAGATGCTCCGGGGGCTCCTCGGCGAGCTCCGCGGGATCCTCGACGAGGGCACCGCGACCGACGGCGCCGCGTCCTCCGCGCCGTCCCCCGTCGCGGAGCGGCTGCTGCCCGACGCCTACCCGGACGACGCCGAGGCGTCCGCGGAGTTCCGGCGCTTCACGGCCTCCGACCTCACCGAGGCGAAGGCCGCGAACGCGACCACGGTCGAGGCGACCCTCGCGGAGGCCGACGCCCGCCAGGCCGGGCGGCGCGGGCTGCTCGTGGTGCTGGATCCCCCGGGCGCGCAGGCCTGGCTCCGCACCCTCAACGACCTCCGGCTCGCGATCTCGGTGCCGCTGCGGATCGACGAGGCCGACGGCTGGCGCGACCGCGCCCCGCGCGAGAGCGCGAGCCTCTACGACTGGCTGACCTTCGCGCAGGGCTCGCTCATCGAGGCCGTCGACCGCTGA
- the clpS gene encoding ATP-dependent Clp protease adapter ClpS, which translates to MTTKARDARVPRPMPDARRAADPPAGDPGAGTSTGSDTSLLERASTPPVWSCVVWNDPVNLMTYVSYVFRSYFGFTRERADELMLRVHEDGRAVVATGIREEIERHVLAMHGYGLWATLERVDA; encoded by the coding sequence ATGACCACGAAGGCCCGGGACGCGCGCGTCCCCCGACCGATGCCCGACGCGCGTCGCGCGGCCGACCCGCCCGCGGGCGACCCCGGAGCCGGCACGAGCACCGGATCCGACACGAGCCTGCTGGAGCGCGCGTCCACGCCGCCGGTGTGGAGCTGCGTGGTCTGGAACGACCCCGTGAACCTCATGACGTACGTCTCCTACGTGTTCCGCAGCTACTTCGGCTTCACGCGCGAGCGCGCCGACGAGCTCATGCTCCGGGTGCACGAGGACGGCCGGGCGGTGGTCGCCACGGGGATCCGCGAGGAGATCGAGCGCCACGTCCTCGCCATGCACGGCTACGGGCTCTGGGCGACCCTCGAGCGGGTGGACGCGTGA
- a CDS encoding response regulator transcription factor has translation MTDSPAPVRVLIVDDQALVRMGFRMVLDAEPGIEVVGEAADGRAAVSRVGELAPDIVLMDVRMPGMDGIEATTEIVARHPATRVIVLTTFDLDEYAFAGLRAGASGFLVKDTRPEHLMEAIRAVADGDAAISPRVTRRMIELLGPAMPATGGAAGTGDGAADPRLRPLTARELEVLTALAEGLTNQEIAGRLFLSESTVKTHVGRVLAKLEVRDRVQAVILAYDCGLVRPGA, from the coding sequence ATGACCGACAGCCCCGCCCCCGTCCGCGTGCTCATCGTGGACGACCAGGCGCTCGTGCGCATGGGCTTCCGCATGGTGCTCGACGCCGAGCCCGGGATCGAGGTGGTCGGCGAGGCCGCGGACGGACGCGCCGCCGTGTCCCGCGTCGGCGAGCTGGCGCCCGACATCGTCCTGATGGACGTGCGCATGCCCGGGATGGACGGGATCGAGGCCACCACGGAGATCGTCGCCAGGCACCCGGCCACGCGCGTCATCGTGCTCACCACGTTCGACCTCGACGAGTACGCGTTCGCGGGCCTCCGCGCCGGCGCGAGCGGCTTCCTCGTGAAGGACACCCGACCCGAGCACCTGATGGAGGCGATCCGCGCGGTGGCGGACGGCGACGCCGCCATCTCGCCCCGGGTGACGCGCCGCATGATCGAGCTGCTCGGCCCCGCGATGCCCGCGACCGGCGGCGCGGCGGGCACGGGTGACGGCGCCGCCGACCCGCGCCTGCGTCCGCTGACCGCCCGCGAGCTGGAGGTGCTCACGGCGCTGGCCGAGGGGCTCACCAACCAGGAGATCGCGGGCCGTCTGTTCCTGTCGGAGTCCACCGTGAAGACGCACGTGGGCCGGGTCCTCGCGAAGCTCGAGGTGCGGGACCGGGTGCAAGCCGTGATCCTCGCCTACGACTGCGGGCTCGTGCGGCCCGGTGCGTGA
- a CDS encoding sensor histidine kinase — protein sequence MDAAPDGVRLPTPPGAFRGWMGRHPRLVDGTIAFLYTWVSIAAGAASGTRSSVPAAGVVLVVLSLVMGATLMLRRSRPVTVLAVSAACATAGATLTGAFDGGAIPLALYAVAVHGSSRRAWIGLGGASLLSGVIVPLTVGTGPLALSAASMLIINLIPMLIATLIGTNVGGRKRYVEALRDLAVQLARERDQQARLATAAERTRIAREIHDIVAHGITVMVTLADGAGASALARPELARDAMREVADTGRTSLSEMRRMLGVLAEEPGAVDAPSLRAPQPGHADLAALVDSFRSTGLPVRFTSTGTPPDDPGRQLAVFRVVQESLTNVLRYAPNADRVDVRVDHRPDEITVEVTDDDVTGPVVPPVPGSGRGLVGVSERMAVYGGTASAGRRDAGGWRVLARMPSGLHDVRPGDPPRSPAPDTRRPPTPEDR from the coding sequence GTGGACGCCGCGCCCGACGGCGTCCGCCTGCCCACCCCGCCCGGCGCGTTCCGCGGCTGGATGGGACGGCACCCGCGGCTGGTCGACGGGACCATCGCCTTCCTGTACACGTGGGTCTCGATCGCCGCCGGTGCCGCCTCCGGCACCAGGTCCTCCGTCCCCGCGGCCGGGGTCGTGCTCGTCGTGCTCTCCCTCGTCATGGGCGCGACCCTGATGCTCCGCCGCAGCCGCCCCGTGACGGTGCTCGCCGTGAGCGCCGCCTGCGCCACCGCGGGCGCGACGCTCACCGGCGCGTTCGACGGCGGCGCGATCCCGCTCGCGCTGTACGCGGTGGCGGTGCACGGGTCGTCGCGGCGCGCCTGGATCGGGCTCGGCGGCGCCTCGCTGCTCTCCGGCGTGATCGTGCCCCTGACCGTCGGGACCGGGCCGCTGGCGCTCTCGGCCGCGTCGATGCTCATCATCAACCTGATCCCCATGCTCATCGCGACGCTCATCGGCACGAACGTGGGCGGACGCAAGCGGTACGTGGAGGCGCTGCGGGACCTCGCCGTGCAGCTCGCCCGCGAGCGCGACCAGCAGGCGCGCCTCGCGACGGCGGCGGAGCGGACCCGCATCGCGCGGGAGATCCACGACATCGTGGCCCACGGGATCACCGTCATGGTCACCCTCGCCGACGGCGCCGGCGCGAGCGCCCTCGCCCGCCCGGAGCTCGCGCGCGACGCGATGCGCGAGGTGGCGGACACGGGCCGCACGTCCCTCTCGGAGATGCGGCGGATGCTCGGCGTCCTCGCGGAGGAGCCCGGCGCCGTCGACGCCCCGTCGCTCCGCGCCCCGCAGCCCGGCCACGCCGACCTCGCCGCCCTGGTCGACTCGTTCCGCTCGACCGGGCTGCCAGTGCGGTTCACGAGCACCGGCACCCCGCCCGACGACCCGGGACGCCAGCTCGCCGTCTTCCGCGTCGTGCAGGAGTCGCTCACCAACGTGCTCCGCTACGCCCCCAACGCCGACCGCGTCGACGTGCGCGTCGACCACCGGCCGGACGAGATCACGGTCGAGGTCACCGACGACGACGTCACCGGCCCCGTCGTGCCGCCCGTCCCGGGGAGCGGCCGCGGGCTGGTCGGCGTCTCCGAGCGCATGGCCGTCTACGGCGGCACCGCGTCCGCCGGGCGCCGCGACGCCGGCGGCTGGCGGGTGCTCGCCCGGATGCCGAGCGGCCTCCACGACGTGCGGCCCGGCGACCCGCCGCGATCCCCCGCCCCCGACACCCGACGACCGCCCACCCCGGAGGACCGATGA
- a CDS encoding ABC transporter permease subunit, with translation MTATTTPYAPAPVTSGRPTLPRLMRSEWIKLRTLRSTIWCFALVFLLLAGFSALFTPFVVDQLRSQISLPGAPASDLLVSVGLSGVTLSMLVAGVLGVLVISGEYSTGMIRSSFSAAPRRLGVIAAKAIVYTLVTFVVTAVAVAAALLIARGYFASAGAEVDVLDGDFLLAALGGVLFVVLIGLMGFGFGLLLRNGAAGIGALVGLVLVVPIVGSLLGGVLDWVAKLEPYFPLSAGNRLYSTGTGAPGELEFWQALLVMVGWVVVILVPAVVLARKRDA, from the coding sequence ATGACCGCCACCACCACGCCCTACGCACCCGCACCGGTGACCTCGGGCCGGCCCACGCTCCCGCGCCTCATGCGCTCCGAGTGGATCAAGCTCCGGACGCTGCGCTCCACCATCTGGTGCTTCGCGCTCGTCTTCCTCCTCCTCGCCGGCTTCTCGGCGCTCTTCACGCCGTTCGTGGTGGACCAGCTGCGGTCCCAGATCTCCCTCCCCGGCGCCCCCGCGTCCGACCTGCTCGTGTCGGTGGGCCTCAGCGGGGTGACGCTCTCGATGCTCGTCGCCGGCGTGCTCGGCGTGCTGGTCATCAGCGGCGAGTACTCGACCGGCATGATCCGCTCGTCGTTCAGCGCGGCGCCGCGCCGTCTCGGCGTCATCGCGGCCAAGGCGATCGTCTACACGCTCGTGACCTTCGTCGTCACCGCCGTCGCGGTGGCGGCCGCTCTCCTGATCGCCCGCGGGTACTTCGCGTCGGCCGGTGCCGAGGTCGACGTGCTCGACGGCGACTTCCTCCTCGCGGCCCTCGGCGGCGTGCTCTTCGTGGTCCTCATCGGGCTCATGGGCTTCGGCTTCGGGCTGCTGCTGCGCAACGGCGCCGCCGGGATCGGCGCGCTCGTCGGCCTCGTCCTGGTGGTCCCGATCGTCGGCTCGCTGCTCGGCGGCGTGCTCGACTGGGTCGCGAAGCTCGAGCCGTACTTCCCGCTCAGCGCGGGCAACCGGCTCTACAGCACGGGCACCGGGGCTCCGGGCGAGCTCGAGTTCTGGCAGGCGCTCCTGGTCATGGTCGGGTGGGTCGTCGTCATCCTCGTCCCCGCCGTGGTGCTCGCACGGAAGCGGGACGCCTGA
- a CDS encoding ABC transporter ATP-binding protein, whose protein sequence is MIVAENLTKRYGAKTAVDGVSFTVQPGMVTGFLGPNGAGKSTTMRMIVGLDSPTSGSVTVNGHRYRDLRAPLHEVGALLDAKAVHTGRSAYNHLLAMAATHGIPRTRVNEVIEMTGLQPVAKKRVGGFSLGMGQRLGIAVALLGDPRTLILDEPVNGLDPEGVLWVRNITRYLAGQGRTVLLSSHLMSEMAQTADHLIVLGRGRVLADAPVAAVVAGATSGLVRVRSPHADRLGQAVARPDVVVTSVERDLIEITGLTAAQVGDAALSAGVALHELTPVTASLEDAYLSLTQGDVEYHSAAVGTAEQEIAR, encoded by the coding sequence ATGATCGTCGCTGAGAACCTGACCAAGCGCTACGGCGCGAAGACCGCCGTGGACGGCGTGAGCTTCACCGTCCAGCCGGGCATGGTGACCGGATTCCTCGGTCCGAACGGCGCCGGCAAGTCCACGACCATGCGGATGATCGTCGGGCTCGACAGCCCCACGTCGGGGTCCGTCACCGTCAACGGCCACCGCTACCGCGACCTCCGGGCACCGCTCCACGAGGTCGGCGCGCTCCTCGACGCGAAGGCCGTGCACACGGGTCGGAGCGCCTACAACCACCTCCTCGCCATGGCCGCCACGCACGGCATCCCGCGCACCCGCGTGAACGAGGTCATCGAGATGACGGGCCTCCAGCCGGTCGCCAAGAAGCGCGTCGGCGGCTTCTCCCTCGGCATGGGGCAGCGGCTCGGCATCGCCGTGGCGCTCCTCGGGGATCCGCGCACGCTGATCCTCGACGAGCCCGTCAACGGGCTGGACCCCGAGGGCGTCCTCTGGGTGCGCAACATCACGCGGTACCTCGCCGGCCAGGGCCGCACCGTGCTCCTCTCCTCCCACCTCATGAGCGAGATGGCGCAGACCGCCGACCACCTCATCGTCCTCGGCCGTGGTCGCGTGCTCGCCGACGCGCCGGTCGCGGCGGTCGTCGCCGGGGCCACGAGCGGGCTCGTCCGCGTGCGCTCGCCCCACGCCGACCGCCTCGGGCAGGCCGTGGCACGACCCGACGTCGTGGTGACGAGCGTCGAGCGCGACCTCATCGAGATCACCGGGCTCACGGCCGCGCAGGTCGGCGACGCGGCGCTCTCCGCCGGCGTCGCGCTGCACGAGCTCACGCCCGTCACCGCGTCCCTCGAGGACGCCTACCTGTCGCTCACGCAGGGCGACGTCGAGTACCACAGCGCCGCAGTCGGCACGGCCGAGCAGGAGATCGCACGATGA
- a CDS encoding aminotransferase class I/II-fold pyridoxal phosphate-dependent enzyme, with translation MTIPGAWVRAARGAMLLGPDGAPGTTVFAEMSALAAATGAINLGQGFPDEDGPHEVLEAARAAISAGMNQYPPGRGTPELREAIAVHQERFYGLGVDPDTEVLVTAGATEAIAATLLALVEEGDEVVTLEPFYDAYGALISLARGIHRTVPLRAPGFQPDPDDLRRAVSDRTRVILLNDPHNPTGTVLSREVRELVVELAIAHDAVIVTDEVYEHLVFDAPHVPVATLPGARERTVSISSGGKTFRTTGWKIGWLTAPAPLVTAILAVKQFLTFVNGAPFQPAIATGLALPDAVYDGIAADLRRKRDVLAAGLTAAGFRIHLPAAGYFIVADAAPLGFADARDLCQRLPGLVGVVGVPLSAFCRPPLAVEHASLVRFAFCKRIDVLEEAASRLAALADRTT, from the coding sequence ATGACGATTCCCGGCGCATGGGTGCGCGCGGCACGCGGGGCCATGCTGCTGGGGCCGGACGGTGCGCCGGGCACGACGGTCTTCGCGGAGATGAGCGCGCTGGCCGCGGCGACCGGGGCGATCAACCTCGGGCAGGGGTTCCCGGACGAGGACGGGCCGCACGAGGTCCTCGAGGCAGCGCGTGCCGCGATCTCCGCGGGGATGAACCAGTACCCGCCGGGCCGCGGGACGCCCGAGCTCCGCGAGGCGATCGCCGTCCACCAGGAGCGCTTCTACGGCCTCGGGGTGGATCCCGACACGGAGGTCCTCGTCACGGCGGGCGCGACCGAGGCGATCGCCGCGACGCTGCTGGCGCTCGTCGAGGAGGGCGACGAGGTCGTGACGCTGGAGCCGTTCTACGACGCGTACGGCGCGCTCATCTCCCTCGCCCGTGGGATCCACCGCACCGTGCCGCTCCGGGCGCCCGGCTTCCAGCCCGACCCGGACGACCTCCGGCGGGCTGTCTCGGACCGCACCCGCGTGATCCTCCTCAACGACCCGCACAACCCGACCGGCACCGTGCTGAGCCGTGAGGTGCGCGAGCTCGTCGTGGAGCTCGCGATCGCCCACGACGCCGTGATCGTCACCGACGAGGTCTACGAGCACCTGGTGTTCGACGCGCCCCACGTCCCCGTCGCCACGCTCCCGGGGGCGCGGGAGCGGACGGTGTCCATCTCCTCGGGCGGCAAGACCTTCCGCACGACCGGCTGGAAGATCGGCTGGCTGACGGCGCCTGCGCCGCTCGTGACGGCGATCCTCGCGGTGAAGCAGTTCCTCACCTTCGTGAACGGCGCGCCGTTCCAGCCCGCGATCGCCACCGGCCTCGCGCTGCCCGACGCGGTGTACGACGGCATCGCCGCGGACCTCCGGCGCAAGCGCGACGTGCTCGCCGCCGGGCTGACCGCGGCCGGCTTCCGGATCCACCTGCCCGCAGCCGGCTACTTCATCGTGGCCGACGCCGCACCCCTGGGGTTCGCCGACGCCCGCGACCTGTGCCAGCGCCTGCCCGGCCTGGTCGGGGTCGTGGGCGTGCCGCTGTCGGCCTTCTGCCGGCCGCCGCTCGCGGTCGAGCACGCATCCCTCGTCCGGTTCGCGTTCTGCAAGCGGATCGACGTGCTCGAGGAGGCGGCCTCCCGCCTCGCCGCCCTCGCGGACAGGACCACCTGA
- a CDS encoding PKD domain-containing protein, producing MTLADVARFVPRSASIRSQPNGWALVGAPVNLLTDASAQVVDGTLLGRPAQVRFVPVSFTWNYGDGTISTTDGPGASWKQLGQQDFTTTDTSHVYPSMGDRQVTLTIAYAPSYRFDGGGWQQIPGTLPVQVGPVTIHVLQGSTVLVGGACGTRNAGPGC from the coding sequence GTGACGCTCGCGGACGTGGCGCGGTTCGTGCCGAGGTCGGCGTCCATCCGGTCGCAGCCGAACGGGTGGGCGCTGGTCGGGGCGCCGGTGAACCTCCTCACGGACGCGTCGGCGCAGGTGGTCGACGGGACGCTGCTGGGTCGGCCGGCGCAGGTGCGGTTCGTGCCGGTGTCGTTCACCTGGAACTACGGGGATGGAACCATCAGCACGACGGACGGGCCGGGTGCGTCGTGGAAGCAGCTGGGGCAGCAGGACTTCACCACGACGGACACGAGCCACGTGTACCCGAGCATGGGCGACCGGCAGGTCACGCTCACGATCGCGTATGCGCCGAGCTACCGGTTCGACGGTGGCGGGTGGCAGCAGATCCCGGGCACGTTGCCGGTGCAGGTCGGACCGGTCACGATCCACGTGCTGCAGGGGTCCACGGTCCTGGTCGGGGGTGCGTGCGGCACACGGAACGCCGGCCCCGGATGCTGA
- a CDS encoding S1C family serine protease, whose product MTDRTPGADEHEGGRDVDGRVDGSSSEPASPAQASGDGAAWPAPAGPAAAAHPAPTGDDQRETLAYGSAPIAPSGLAPETAAAATTAGPSPDGTTTAPPRKRTNKALPLVAMLAVGALIGGAAGGLTTWAIAHDDDSTESVSQSPANITVNDPDDATPITAVAAKVSGSVVTIDVAGAQAGGTGSGVILSSDGYILTNTHVVTLDGQTGDATIKVKTADGAMYTAKLIGTDPVVDLAVIKLDDASGLTPIEFADSSKLNVGDTAIAIGAPLGLSGTVTDGIVSALDRSIQVASSAAPQTPGDGSQSDETPFNFWPFGNEGQGGSRGQGGQGGSGAQGQPAATINLAVIQTDAAINPGNSGGALLDGDGKLIGVNVAIANAGGTSSTSGSIGVGFAIPSNLAKRVGNEIIQDGTASHGLLGASVRDVASGDSSTPVGGAFIAEVQSGGAAASSGLKQGDIVTAFGGIPIGKASDLTAQVRALAGGSDVELTVLRGGQKQQIDVKLGTLQQ is encoded by the coding sequence ATGACCGACAGAACCCCCGGAGCGGACGAGCACGAGGGCGGCCGCGACGTCGACGGCCGCGTCGACGGCTCGTCGTCCGAGCCGGCATCTCCCGCTCAGGCCTCCGGCGACGGAGCAGCCTGGCCCGCCCCGGCCGGCCCCGCAGCAGCAGCGCACCCCGCCCCGACCGGTGACGACCAGCGCGAAACCCTCGCCTACGGATCCGCTCCCATCGCGCCCTCCGGCCTCGCCCCGGAGACCGCCGCCGCGGCAACCACGGCAGGACCCTCTCCGGACGGCACCACCACGGCGCCTCCCCGCAAGAGGACGAACAAGGCGCTGCCGCTCGTCGCCATGCTCGCGGTCGGCGCGCTCATCGGCGGGGCGGCCGGCGGGCTCACCACCTGGGCCATCGCGCACGATGACGACTCCACCGAGTCCGTCAGCCAGTCGCCCGCGAACATCACGGTGAACGACCCGGACGACGCGACCCCCATCACGGCGGTCGCCGCGAAGGTGTCCGGTTCCGTGGTCACGATCGACGTCGCGGGCGCACAGGCCGGGGGAACCGGCTCCGGGGTCATCCTCTCGAGCGACGGCTACATCCTCACGAACACGCACGTCGTGACGCTCGACGGGCAGACCGGCGACGCGACCATCAAGGTCAAGACCGCGGACGGGGCCATGTACACGGCCAAGCTCATCGGCACGGATCCGGTCGTCGACCTCGCCGTCATCAAGCTCGACGACGCCAGCGGCCTCACCCCCATCGAGTTCGCGGACTCGTCGAAGCTCAACGTCGGCGACACCGCCATCGCCATCGGCGCTCCTCTCGGCCTGTCGGGCACGGTCACCGACGGCATCGTGAGCGCTCTCGACCGCAGCATCCAGGTCGCCTCGTCTGCCGCTCCGCAGACACCCGGCGACGGCAGCCAGAGCGACGAGACGCCGTTCAACTTCTGGCCCTTCGGCAACGAGGGCCAGGGCGGATCCCGTGGCCAGGGCGGACAGGGCGGCTCGGGTGCCCAGGGCCAGCCGGCGGCCACCATCAACCTCGCCGTCATCCAGACCGACGCGGCGATCAACCCCGGCAACTCCGGCGGCGCCCTGCTCGACGGCGACGGCAAGCTCATCGGCGTCAACGTCGCGATCGCGAACGCAGGTGGCACCAGCTCCACGTCCGGCAGCATCGGCGTCGGCTTCGCGATCCCGTCGAACCTCGCCAAGCGGGTCGGCAATGAGATCATCCAGGACGGCACGGCATCGCACGGCCTCCTCGGGGCGAGCGTGCGCGACGTCGCCAGCGGCGACTCGTCCACCCCGGTCGGCGGCGCGTTCATCGCCGAGGTGCAGAGCGGCGGCGCCGCGGCCTCGTCCGGCCTGAAGCAGGGTGACATCGTGACCGCGTTCGGGGGCATCCCGATCGGGAAGGCGAGCGACCTCACGGCGCAGGTGCGGGCTCTCGCCGGCGGCAGCGACGTCGAGCTCACCGTCCTCCGCGGCGGTCAGAAGCAGCAGATCGACGTGAAGCTCGGCACGCTGCAGCAGTAG
- a CDS encoding glycosyltransferase family 2 protein: MAHHPRRDPVAGSTGGLPAVSYVMPILNEADHVRAAVGSMMRQDYAGEIEVVLALGPSTDGTTEVVREMAREDPRITSVDNPTGSTPGGLNAAIRATRHPIVIRVDAHSLLPHDYTRIAVETLQATGADNVGGLMSAEGRTPFEKAVARAYGARVGLGGTAHHVGGKEGPAETAYLGAFRRDRLVEVGLFDEGVRRGQDWELNRRLRQSGGLVWFTPRMKVTYRPRSTFRSLVRQFFATGLWRGELARRYTRQNSVRYFVPPVAVAGVAAGLVLGIAGLVGPAIGVPALRRLVGAFVVPGVYAGFVLVSTVTVASRDGAATMLRFAAVLPSIHFSWGTGFVLGFLELTDDLDGHTGR, from the coding sequence ATGGCGCACCACCCGCGACGCGACCCCGTCGCCGGCAGCACCGGCGGCCTCCCCGCCGTCTCGTACGTCATGCCGATCCTCAACGAGGCGGACCATGTGCGCGCCGCCGTCGGCAGCATGATGCGGCAGGACTACGCCGGCGAGATCGAGGTGGTCCTCGCCCTCGGCCCCAGCACCGACGGCACCACCGAGGTCGTGCGCGAGATGGCCCGCGAGGATCCGCGCATCACGAGCGTCGACAACCCCACGGGATCCACCCCCGGCGGCCTCAACGCCGCCATCCGGGCCACGCGCCACCCCATCGTCATCCGCGTCGACGCGCACTCCCTGCTCCCGCACGACTACACGCGCATCGCCGTCGAGACCCTCCAGGCGACCGGCGCCGACAACGTCGGCGGCCTCATGTCGGCCGAGGGGCGCACCCCGTTCGAGAAGGCGGTGGCGCGGGCCTACGGCGCGCGCGTCGGGCTCGGCGGGACCGCCCACCACGTGGGCGGCAAGGAGGGCCCGGCGGAGACCGCGTACCTCGGCGCGTTCCGGCGCGACCGCCTGGTCGAGGTCGGCCTCTTCGACGAGGGCGTGCGCCGCGGTCAGGACTGGGAGCTCAACCGCCGCCTCCGCCAGAGCGGCGGCCTCGTGTGGTTCACGCCGCGGATGAAGGTGACGTACCGCCCGCGCTCGACGTTCCGCTCGCTGGTCCGCCAGTTCTTCGCCACCGGCCTGTGGCGCGGAGAGCTCGCGCGGCGCTACACGCGGCAGAACTCCGTGCGCTACTTCGTCCCGCCCGTGGCCGTGGCCGGTGTCGCCGCCGGCCTCGTGCTGGGCATCGCGGGTCTCGTCGGACCCGCCATCGGCGTCCCGGCGCTGCGACGGCTCGTCGGCGCGTTCGTCGTCCCCGGCGTCTACGCCGGCTTCGTCCTGGTGAGCACCGTGACGGTCGCCTCGCGCGACGGTGCGGCCACGATGCTGCGCTTCGCCGCGGTGCTGCCGTCCATCCACTTCAGCTGGGGCACCGGCTTCGTGCTCGGCTTCCTCGAGCTCACCGACGACCTCGACGGGCACACGGGTCGATGA